A region of the Electrophorus electricus isolate fEleEle1 chromosome 7, fEleEle1.pri, whole genome shotgun sequence genome:
TCAGCCGGTGTcattctgctctctcttctgAGTAGCAGGTATCCGTTCTTCAAAGCCAGTGACGACCTAGTGGCCTTAACTCAAATCATGACCATTCGTGGTTCTAAAGAAATGATGCAGGCTGCGAAAAAGTTCGGTATGTATCCATTTTCCAACAGTTAATACTGGCTGTCTGTTTTGATGGTTTCCCTCTTAAGTTGATTTCAGTGTTATGGCAATACAGGCAAGGCTGTGGTGTGTAGCCGTGAGCTCCCTCAGCTTGACTTGAGGATTCTCTGTGAGACCCTCAGGGGTGTTCACCCCTGTGAAGAAGACTCACTGCCAACTGAATTCCAAGCCTCCCGGCATCCTGCAGATACAAGACAGGACCTCACTGACTCTGAGACACAGAGCAGCCAGTCTCACACTGACAGTATCAAAAGCACAGGATGGTCACGGGATGGGGGATGGGACAGTGTTCCTGATGATATGTATGACCTGTTGGACAAACTTCTAGACCTGAACCCAGCAACAAGGATAACTGCTGCTATGGCTCTGCGGCATCCAGTCTTTAAAGACATCAGTGATAAGTGAATAGTATTGACAAATGTCTGTCCAAAGGACAGAATCAGAATCCACAAATATTTACTCCCCTTCAACCACTTCTTTTTAAGTCCAAAACTCATTGGGTTTGCTATTTCAAGTTTTGCTCTATATATAAAATGGTACATATGAAGTGCATTagttatgtaatattttgtatttaaatttttttttttttttgtcaagtttcacaaataaagcaaaagtaCTCAATCTGGGTTTTACTGAGGTATTTGATACATAACATTGCCTAGAGTACCACTAAGTGAACTgtgacaaatttaaataaacatttcttagGGACATCTGTTTTGCCTTATTCTCTAGAATAAGGATGAGAATCTAGtgaaattaaaatcatttgGAGCCTGGCTTTGTAAAATAGGATTTTTATTAAATGCCTcaatgcaaatatttacatgttgACTTTCACAAACATGTTCTTGAATTAATTTTTAAGCACCAACGTATTTGTCACCAGAGTCATCCCACACTGGTGGGGTTCGTGAAAGCATGACTTTTTTATGCCTTGAGGTTTACTTTTTAATCTTGTTCTCCTTGATGCCTAATTTCAGTTCCATCTCTGCAAGAATGAATTATAGATATTTACAACTTTAATTTACAAATGCTCATGTGTTCTACAAAAATACTTGTCTTGCATAAATATTTACTGAAGGAACTGAACAACTGTCCTTAGGTTATGTGTTTGGAGATGAGGGTTTTCTGTTCAAATCCACAAGAAATGTGTCAATTATTTGTCAAGGTAATTACCATATACAGTAGATAAGAGATTAGACTTGAAAGATTGTGACAATTATGACAATGCAGTTGACTATCTATGGAAAATTCTTAATACAGTAAAAGTGGTTTGttgattttatatacatactatacaaCATCTACTACAAATGCTTCTGATGGGAAGGAGAGGCATGTCATGGCAAACTACAGACAACTAGACCAGAGTAGATAAAAATCAAGATCTTATGTTTTAATCTTTGTTGGATGTCTTTACATTATATTGTCAGAGGTTTGTTGACAAACAGCTTTTTCCAGAAGAGGAAACATTTAAGTGGAGGGCTTGCTGGGCTCTTGCTTCAAGATCTGACCCCATGCCTATAGCCTGCCTTTGGCCTCAGCAATCTCCTCGATTCTCGCCAGGACGCTCTCGATCAAATCAAACGTGAATAGGGCAGACTGCAAGACCTGGAAGGGAAAATGTGTTGCATTACGTCATATGTAGTGTGGCTTACTGCTTTAGTATAGTGAAAATGAAATACGCTGGACGAAAAGCTTCTTTCAGCCGACCAAGGGTGAAATGGTAATGTGGGCCTATAAGAATACACAAAGCAAACCTTTACCTGGGTTTGCATTTCAGGAGTCATATGGGGTATTTTCTCACTGCCTAATGAAACTGTACAGACTGGTGATTTAGATCCTGCAAAAAGTACACAGATGACAAACATCATGACAAATAGTGATtttgaaacaataaaaatatctatAGCTCAAAACTTGTGCAGGGTatatggggtttttttggggggggggggtgaaaatTGGtgatattcaattattttaggggttttttaacttgttttttaaagcatctATGTGGATCATGTGCACTTAAAATAGTAAAACAActttcacacaaatacacaaaatgctCTCTGCATATGCTGTTAAACTTTGATTCAAGCTCTGTCAACTGACATTGAAACCTCTCACCTGTTGTATTCTCCTTATTCCTCTTCAGCTCTGCCTCATAATGTGCTCTGGACATGTTCAAGGCTGTCCGTAGTGGCTTCAGGTAATTATCCTCTATCTTGTACAGCTCAGTCCATATCCCTGTCTGAGGAGGTGGGTCAAACTATCAAGACCACTGGCAATCTGGGAAATGTAGTGTATTTCTGTGCATTACATATTTTTGTTCAGAACAGCTTTGGAGTGCTGCTGTAAAGAGGCCTCACCTCATTCTCCCATTCTTTGTCTCTGATCAGTAGGTAGCGAAGGAGGTTCAGCGATTCCATGATCCTacattggcaaaaaaaaaaaaattaattcaagattcttttctctttctcagaaataagaaaaaggCTAAATGTGGATGAATCCACTTTAGCAGATGGATTTTTTTTGGGAGTGTCACCTATCTAAATTGTGTAGCAGGTCAGTTTCTGGTCCTTGAGGAAGACACAGGACTTGCTGCAGCAAAGGAAGTAGATGTTTACCAAGGAACCACTCATTCCCATTACCTGGCTAGGGAGAACAACACAGAAACAATGTCCACGCTGAACATGTCACTCCAAAATTGGTAGATAAATTAATGCCATCATCTCTCTAAATATACCTTCAAGGCAAAGTCAGTCtggtttttgatgtttttaataatgtatcCCTCCACTCCAGCATGGCCACTTGTTTTGAGCATGCATCTGAAATGAGGAAATAGTGTGTTAATTCTGCACCTGACATTCTGCTGAAATTAATGGAATTGTATCAGAATTCTTTCACTGCAATATTTACATTGATGGCATTTAGTTGACGcgtttatccaaagagacttacaattatgactgagtacaatttgagcattcgagagttaagggccttgttcaggggcccaacagtagcaacttggcagtggtggagcttgaaccagccaccttccaattacaagtcaagtaccttaaccactgagctaccactgcccaataTTAGAATTCAGTTAAAATGTGTGGTAGTTCTAATCTATAAAAGTGGGCATCTATACACTTTGCCAGACCTACTCACCTGAAAAACTTGTACTTAGCCTCTGTATTCAGTTTGTCAATGCTCAGCTGGAATACTGATAATCCTTTAGTCCTCTGTGAATAAATACAGACCACACACCATTTATGATGCAttcatttataatacatttataacaCATGTATAACTTGTTTATAAACCATAAAGGCATTTGTGGGGGCTTATGCTGGCAACTGTAGACAATGTAATCAACatgttacagtgttacatctGCAACTGTTGACAcaagcatttttaaatgtttatataagatCTACCAGTAGTTTATGTAGGTAATTGCTGTATGACTTCATAAATATTTCAATCATTAAGTAGAAAACTTCAAACAAACTATTACCAAAAAAGGTATATGGTTTGATATTACagttattgtaaaaatgtttgatttacCAGATTCTGAACTGGAGATAATGTCATCACTTTTATGACATGCTGAAAAGAGATGCAAACacagtaaaggaaaacaaattacATATGATACATCACAAAAAGAAGGACAAAATATGTCAGAGACTTATTTAACATGGTGCCTTCATTACCTGTGGAAcactaaaaaatgtttttaaatccaaGAGGTCTACCGGTAGACTGCTGTTCTCAAGTCTCACCAGAGTCTTCTCATACAGTTCCTGTGTAGACAAATTTTCCTCATTCCAaataatttgtaaattattCAATACTACAACAAAATTTATAATGAATTCTATTTAAACAGaaccctgagcaaggcccttaaccatcaattgctcaagttgtactcagttatatttctaagtcgctttggataaaagcctcagctaaatgccataaatgtaaatatcttaaTGTATCTAGTATATTTTGCAGTTATTCTTCTTACCAGTCCTTTCTGCAACCGTGATTCTTCAGTGCTGTTATAGTGAAACCAAATTTAGTGTCAAgcaagaaaaaattaaatacaacaaataatctccaataaaaataaaagatgattATGATTAGATGTAGGTATTATAGGAATGAAATACGCACCTGCTTAGCAAAACCTCTATGTATTCCATGTTGCACTGCATGACAAAAACTGGGCTGAAAAAAAGTACATACAGTGCTATGAAATTCAAATGAGGCAACTGAACATCCTACAATTATCTCCTGGGTGTCATTTTGTAACTCTTTACCTCAGAACTGCAGGGAAGATGTCCATGGCAATGTGCTGCACAAAAAGTAGATGGGCCATGCTGGCCAAAGATTCTTTAGGATACCTAACTTCTTCCTCAAGAAAGCCAGGCACCTCTCTTTTCCGCAAAATGCTGTGGCCCAGCAAATTAGGGAGGGACTCGCCGATACTGTTCAGAATGACCTAGAGAAAGAGGCATGACATCTCAACGGGATGGTGGCTCATATGATTGCTGAGCACAACGTCTAGAAATAAGCCCAAAGCAAGAatatctggggttttttttgttttttttttaccaggaTCCCTGTGGCAAAATCCCTGAGAGGAGACTTCTCCAACGTGTCTGCATCTTTGAGCTGCACCTCCAAAAGCGGCTCACATAAACTCTTCATACAGCtgcaaaagaacaaaaccaTTCCTACAATTCCGTAAACACATGTATAAGATTGCTATATGAGGTCTTAGTTTTTCTCTTATCGCAATCTGATCCACCTTTGTGTCAGACACCTACAATTTCAGTATCTCCACCCTAAGTTCGTTCTCCCTGGACATGCCATGACTGTCCCTGGCATCTGCCTTGATCTCCTCTACGAAGGGACTAACAAAGCCCAGCAGCTCCACGCAGCAGCGGCACAAACCGAACACGTcgtcctcctcctgctctttgctcaggggcacagGAAGCCTGACCATCTGGCTGAGGAGGGTGGACAGGGCCATGCCCACCGAGGAGGCTTTCTTCCTGCCCAGCTTCAGCAGCACTACAGGGTGGCACAGCAAGGGACACGAAATTATGACCTCTTTTAGGTTACTGGTCAGGATCAATGATTAAGCAATGGTTCACCTCAGGTGAATAATTTGTATATGTACGCTCCAGAGgcctttttttaaaccattgtAGCAAATAATCATATGTATGACATTGTCAGTAATCACTTTGATGAATTTAGCAGATTAAGATGGCTGTTTCACTGCAAAGAGCCCTGGACACTGGATTACAGGTGGATATAGGAACTGAAGACACTAGAAATGACAGACCACAGTATGTTCACCTGTCTGCAAGGGCTTGAGTAGAAGGATGATGGTCTCAGCAATGACACCTGAATCTAGTTGTTCAATCTGCTCCAGTAGGCCAACCAGGAGCTCTTTAGGACTACAGACCTGACATAGAAATACATCACAGGGTGCTCATCGTGGAGGAGAAAAGACAGCCAATCAATTCGTCACAGTTGAGAAGGTGGCAGAGCAAACCTCCAATAAATGCGTGAGGATGGCATGACAGTGAGGGAGATTCTTGTCTTCCTTCTTCAGGAGGACCTTCACCAGAGGCTCTAACAGGTTCCATCCCATGCATCTAACAATATTCTTtagtgaaaacagaaaaagactgTTTTCTGAATCTGGCCTCCATGATCATGTCAAACATTGagcatatttaacatatttttacCTTATTTTTCTCATCAATGACAATACTCAGAACTTGTGCACTGTCGCCTTGTTCTATACAGGTTTGCCCTACAGTCTGAAACAAGTCAAAGTCAGCTGATGAGAAGTTTCCATCCTGAATGGCTTGCTAAAGAGAGAAAAACGAGAGAGATCGTTAATACAAAAATGAGTCGGAGATGCCAAATT
Encoded here:
- the glmna gene encoding glomulin, FKBP associated protein a; translated protein: MALEQFSDVVQRCQAIQDGNFSSADFDLFQTVGQTCIEQGDSAQVLSIVIDEKNKNIVRCMGWNLLEPLVKVLLKKEDKNLPHCHAILTHLLEVCSPKELLVGLLEQIEQLDSGVIAETIILLLKPLQTVLLKLGRKKASSVGMALSTLLSQMVRLPVPLSKEQEEDDVFGLCRCCVELLGFVSPFVEEIKADARDSHGMSRENELRVEILKFCMKSLCEPLLEVQLKDADTLEKSPLRDFATGILVILNSIGESLPNLLGHSILRKREVPGFLEEEVRYPKESLASMAHLLFVQHIAMDIFPAVLSPVFVMQCNMEYIEVLLSSTEESRLQKGLELYEKTLVRLENSSLPVDLLDLKTFFSVPQHVIKVMTLSPVQNLRTKGLSVFQLSIDKLNTEAKYKFFRCMLKTSGHAGVEGYIIKNIKNQTDFALKPGNGNEWFLGKHLLPLLQQVLCLPQGPETDLLHNLDRIMESLNLLRYLLIRDKEWENETGIWTELYKIEDNYLKPLRTALNMSRAHYEAELKRNKENTTGSKSPVCTVSLGSEKIPHMTPEMQTQVLQSALFTFDLIESVLARIEEIAEAKGRL